The following proteins are encoded in a genomic region of Candidatus Zixiibacteriota bacterium:
- the speD gene encoding adenosylmethionine decarboxylase has protein sequence MKILGKHLIVELSDCDRVILDDISAMEQHLNEAARISGATIVQSVFHRYNPQGVSGVVVIAESHVSLHTWPEYGYAAVDFFTCGDRVDPYKAHDYLREKLRAQSTQVRELKRGIPSPTDETLNHKPAGISQAATAG, from the coding sequence ATGAAAATACTCGGTAAACATCTGATAGTGGAATTGTCCGACTGTGATCGGGTTATTCTGGACGATATCTCGGCAATGGAGCAACACCTCAACGAGGCAGCGCGAATCTCCGGCGCCACTATTGTACAATCTGTCTTTCATCGCTACAATCCGCAAGGTGTCTCCGGCGTGGTGGTAATTGCGGAGTCCCATGTTTCGTTACACACCTGGCCCGAATACGGCTATGCCGCGGTTGACTTTTTCACATGCGGCGACCGGGTAGACCCATACAAAGCCCACGATTACTTGCGGGAGAAACTGCGTGCGCAGTCTACACAGGTTCGCGAACTCAAACGAGGGATTCCTTCGCCAACCGATGAAACTCTCAACCACAAACCGGCCGGGATATCGCAGGCGGCAACTGCCGGCTGA
- a CDS encoding XRE family transcriptional regulator codes for MELRIGEKIKALRLASDLTQEELANRARLSKGFISQLENDQTSIQIDSLSDILEALGVGLSEFFADDQGTKEVFAPSDRVAVEGTGAEKFELLVPGSTNSLMDPIYVQLRPGESLEKRTPHPGEQFGYVIQGTATLSIDNKALSVARNHCFYFTSDREHQISNNSGRLVTLLWVTTPPQM; via the coding sequence ATGGAACTGCGGATCGGCGAAAAAATCAAAGCGCTCAGACTTGCCTCCGATCTTACTCAGGAAGAGTTGGCCAACCGGGCGCGTTTAAGCAAGGGGTTTATCTCGCAACTGGAGAACGACCAAACCTCTATACAGATCGATTCACTTTCCGACATTTTGGAAGCGCTCGGCGTTGGTTTGTCTGAGTTCTTCGCAGACGACCAGGGTACAAAGGAAGTGTTCGCACCCTCGGATCGAGTCGCTGTCGAAGGCACGGGCGCCGAGAAGTTTGAGCTATTGGTGCCGGGATCGACCAATAGTCTGATGGACCCGATATACGTGCAGTTGAGGCCGGGGGAGAGTCTGGAGAAGCGTACCCCCCATCCCGGTGAACAGTTCGGATACGTGATTCAGGGAACGGCGACCCTGAGCATCGACAATAAGGCTCTCAGTGTTGCTCGGAATCACTGCTTTTATTTCACATCTGATCGTGAGCATCAGATATCTAACAATAGTGGGCGACTGGTCACCCTTTTGTGGGTCACGACGCCGCCGCAAATGTAA
- the tig gene encoding trigger factor, translating to MKVEIKELDGLKRQVSVQIPSEEVESEMTKKFAEVRAQAKIDGYRPGKAPMDRIKSMFGDEVRSDVAEELIRISYPEVIRQQSLKVASYPTVTEADYIEEGGFGYTAVVEVYPEIGKVAYDNLEVTVQEVEVSDADVDEFVEGLLKRFAEYRVLEREAGQEDVVVADLKKLHDPSLVLPGDSFEDQEIDLGNPVTVREFREQLIGAKASDELDIEVNYPKDYPDAAFAGATVKYNCRVKAVKERILPEFDDAFAKRTGQAETALELRLQIREQLKLRLVDAQNRSKRNQLIGQVSQQNELPIPEGLVDEYLTNVIEDFKKRQGEDKVDETEIRKSYHDMGIRTIRWNLLYNQLVDQENIEVLPADIEERIQKFADNYKMSMEKAKEALNSSGSIADIQSSILEEKVLDFLVDKAKVITQEKQTTKA from the coding sequence GTGAAGGTTGAGATTAAAGAACTAGATGGATTGAAGCGCCAGGTCAGCGTACAGATACCTTCAGAAGAGGTTGAAAGCGAAATGACCAAGAAATTCGCCGAGGTCAGGGCGCAAGCCAAAATCGACGGCTACCGTCCGGGCAAAGCGCCTATGGATCGAATCAAGTCTATGTTCGGCGATGAGGTGCGCAGCGATGTAGCCGAGGAACTTATCCGCATAAGTTATCCCGAGGTGATACGGCAACAATCGCTGAAGGTCGCATCGTATCCCACCGTCACCGAGGCTGATTACATCGAGGAAGGAGGCTTCGGTTATACTGCCGTAGTTGAGGTCTACCCGGAGATCGGCAAGGTAGCGTATGACAACCTGGAAGTCACCGTGCAAGAGGTCGAAGTCAGTGATGCGGATGTCGATGAGTTCGTTGAAGGTCTGCTAAAACGGTTTGCAGAGTACCGTGTTTTGGAACGTGAAGCCGGTCAAGAGGACGTGGTAGTGGCAGACCTGAAGAAACTGCACGATCCCTCATTGGTACTGCCCGGCGACAGCTTCGAGGATCAGGAGATCGATCTGGGCAACCCGGTTACGGTCCGAGAATTTCGCGAGCAACTCATAGGCGCCAAGGCATCAGATGAACTCGACATCGAGGTAAACTACCCCAAAGACTACCCCGATGCTGCCTTCGCGGGCGCTACGGTGAAGTATAATTGCCGGGTGAAAGCGGTGAAAGAGCGCATCCTGCCCGAGTTCGACGACGCCTTCGCCAAACGGACCGGTCAGGCCGAGACGGCGCTGGAACTGAGGCTGCAAATCCGCGAACAGCTCAAGCTGAGACTGGTCGATGCTCAAAACCGTTCCAAGCGTAATCAATTGATCGGACAGGTCAGCCAACAAAATGAGTTGCCGATTCCCGAAGGTCTTGTTGATGAATACCTCACCAACGTTATAGAGGATTTCAAGAAACGGCAAGGCGAAGACAAAGTTGATGAAACGGAGATTCGCAAGTCCTACCATGATATGGGTATCAGGACAATCCGCTGGAACCTGTTGTATAACCAATTGGTTGATCAGGAAAATATCGAAGTTTTGCCGGCAGATATCGAAGAGCGAATTCAGAAATTTGCCGACAACTATAAGATGAGCATGGAGAAAGCCAAAGAGGCGCTCAACAGCTCGGGATCGATCGCGGACATTCAGTCCTCGATCCTGGAAGAGAAAGTGCTTGATTTCCTCGTCGACAAAGCCAAGGTTATCACGCAAGAAAAACAGACAACGAAGGCTTAA
- the clpP gene encoding ATP-dependent Clp endopeptidase proteolytic subunit ClpP, producing MNASYLVPMVVEQTGRGERAYDIFSRLLKDRIIFIGTPIEDQIASVIIAQMLFLEAEDPEKDIFVYINSPGGSVTAGMAIYDTMQFIKPDVATTCMGIAASMGAFLLAAGTPGKRAALPNSRVMIHQPLAGTQGQVSDIVIMTEEFNRTKKRLNDLLVKHTGQPLDVVEKDTDRNFFMSPEEAREYGLIDKVYEFDREKK from the coding sequence ATGAACGCGAGCTATTTAGTACCGATGGTGGTGGAGCAAACGGGACGGGGCGAACGCGCCTATGATATATTCTCACGGTTGCTCAAAGACAGGATTATCTTTATCGGCACGCCGATAGAGGACCAGATAGCCAGTGTGATAATCGCACAGATGCTGTTTCTGGAGGCCGAAGATCCGGAGAAAGACATCTTCGTCTACATCAATTCACCGGGTGGTTCGGTCACGGCCGGGATGGCCATATATGACACCATGCAATTCATCAAACCCGATGTGGCTACCACCTGCATGGGGATCGCAGCATCGATGGGCGCTTTCTTATTGGCTGCCGGGACTCCGGGCAAGAGGGCGGCCCTGCCCAACAGTCGCGTGATGATCCATCAGCCACTGGCCGGTACCCAGGGCCAGGTCTCTGATATCGTGATCATGACCGAAGAATTCAATCGGACCAAGAAACGTCTGAACGACCTGTTGGTGAAACACACCGGCCAACCTCTCGACGTTGTTGAGAAAGATACCGACCGCAACTTCTTCATGTCTCCGGAAGAAGCCAGGGAATACGGATTGATCGACAAGGTTTACGAGTTTGATCGTGAGAAAAAATAG
- the clpX gene encoding ATP-dependent Clp protease ATP-binding subunit ClpX, which yields MAKKNDQTRVPRRCSFCGKPAGQVRRLFSGYESFICDECVELCSDLLQSAPETGVQQEIAKIPPPAEIKNFLDQYVIGQEQAKKTVSVAVYNHYKRINAQAKAHLIDDDVKADVELEKSNILLLGPTGTGKTLLARTLARFLKVPFTIADATVLTEAGYVGEDVENILVRLYQAAHFNQLQTERGIIYIDELDKISRKEGNPSITRDVSGEGVQQGLLKILEGTVANIPPKGGRKHPEQAFVQINTSNILFICGGAFDGLEQVVGRRIGKKTMGFEAEQRYVKTDSAEILEHVLPVDLISYGLIPELVGRLPVAAPLIDLDEAALMNILTQPKNALTKQYAKLFEMEGVKLRFDQKALKAAVKIAMERKTGARALRSILEKAMMDIMYEVPSNPEVAEVVINAKTITDGAKPKIITHAKKKKAG from the coding sequence ATGGCCAAGAAAAACGACCAGACCAGAGTCCCCAGGCGATGTTCATTCTGCGGCAAACCGGCCGGCCAAGTGCGGCGTTTGTTTTCGGGGTATGAGTCATTCATTTGTGATGAGTGCGTCGAGCTTTGCTCAGACCTCCTGCAAAGCGCTCCTGAAACCGGTGTCCAGCAGGAAATCGCCAAGATCCCCCCGCCGGCGGAGATCAAGAACTTCCTCGACCAGTATGTCATTGGTCAAGAGCAGGCCAAAAAGACGGTCTCAGTAGCCGTCTACAATCATTACAAGCGAATAAACGCCCAGGCCAAAGCGCACTTAATCGATGACGACGTTAAGGCCGATGTTGAGTTGGAGAAATCCAATATATTACTGCTGGGACCAACGGGAACCGGCAAGACGTTGTTGGCGCGTACGCTGGCTCGTTTTCTCAAAGTGCCGTTTACTATCGCCGATGCTACCGTCTTAACCGAGGCCGGTTATGTCGGCGAAGATGTCGAGAACATTCTGGTACGGCTGTATCAGGCCGCGCATTTCAATCAGTTGCAGACCGAACGAGGCATCATCTATATCGATGAGTTGGACAAAATATCCCGCAAGGAAGGCAATCCGTCGATCACGCGCGATGTCTCAGGCGAGGGTGTCCAGCAGGGTCTGTTGAAGATACTCGAAGGTACCGTGGCCAACATTCCCCCAAAAGGTGGTCGCAAACATCCCGAGCAGGCGTTCGTGCAGATCAACACCTCAAACATTCTGTTCATCTGTGGCGGGGCATTTGACGGCCTGGAACAGGTGGTAGGCCGTCGCATTGGCAAGAAGACGATGGGCTTTGAAGCCGAGCAACGTTATGTCAAAACCGATTCGGCGGAAATCCTGGAGCATGTCCTGCCGGTGGATCTTATCAGCTACGGCTTGATACCGGAACTGGTAGGGAGGCTGCCGGTGGCGGCGCCGCTGATAGACCTGGATGAAGCGGCCCTCATGAACATCCTGACCCAGCCCAAAAACGCCCTGACCAAACAGTACGCTAAGTTGTTCGAGATGGAAGGGGTCAAGCTTCGGTTTGATCAGAAGGCTCTGAAAGCAGCCGTCAAGATCGCTATGGAACGCAAGACCGGCGCTCGTGCATTGCGCTCGATTCTCGAAAAGGCCATGATGGACATTATGTACGAGGTGCCATCGAATCCCGAGGTGGCTGAAGTGGTTATCAACGCCAAGACGATTACCGACGGCGCCAAACCGAAGATCATCACTCACGCCAAAAAGAAAAAAGCCGGCTGA
- a CDS encoding Fic family protein, whose translation MGTFWYKKYDELSVAVKERKSEYVARCKLLGADPNDVFKEVFQELVARAVKESNWQEGLRLSEGKTQAFATAAFQDQPDIRGLRLDTGRILATHRRNITRLVRDARSEEEIGAYNLSLAYFVLPLIASELQSRQTASLAKALLEAYTALQKSPKMPPEADKAIKKGMQVVEELKASQARAMSPLTENVATQGEQFSHLLSEEFSTLVNPMTAKYLHFLHRITLAGLQPPSVCGRYRKTPVNVGLEDVYFPAPSLVPGLTKEYCEWFPSLLSNVTKYDPLLMAARVSYRFVAIHPYGDGNGRVSRLLMNLVLWSFNHPPVYLKADKKGRHRYGWALRKANRGNLEPLACLIAISLEEIYSKLISTVRS comes from the coding sequence ATGGGAACGTTTTGGTACAAGAAATATGACGAATTGTCAGTCGCCGTGAAAGAAAGAAAATCCGAGTATGTCGCCCGGTGCAAGTTGCTTGGAGCAGATCCGAATGATGTGTTCAAAGAGGTATTTCAAGAACTCGTAGCGCGGGCTGTAAAAGAGAGCAACTGGCAGGAGGGTCTGAGGCTAAGTGAAGGAAAGACGCAAGCTTTTGCCACCGCAGCATTTCAGGACCAGCCAGATATCAGGGGACTCAGGTTAGATACTGGACGAATACTTGCTACTCACCGTCGGAACATCACCCGATTAGTCCGTGATGCTCGGAGCGAAGAAGAAATCGGTGCCTACAACCTGTCTTTGGCGTACTTCGTGTTACCGCTCATCGCTAGTGAACTCCAGAGTCGGCAAACCGCGAGCCTGGCCAAGGCTCTTTTGGAAGCTTACACAGCCTTGCAAAAGTCACCCAAAATGCCACCCGAGGCCGATAAGGCCATCAAGAAAGGGATGCAGGTTGTCGAAGAGTTGAAGGCATCGCAAGCTAGAGCCATGAGCCCTCTCACAGAGAATGTTGCGACTCAAGGCGAACAATTCAGTCACTTGCTCTCGGAGGAGTTCTCCACGCTTGTGAATCCTATGACGGCCAAGTATCTGCATTTCCTTCACAGAATCACACTCGCCGGACTTCAACCGCCGTCCGTCTGTGGCCGTTATCGGAAGACCCCGGTAAACGTAGGTTTGGAGGATGTCTATTTCCCTGCGCCATCGCTTGTGCCTGGCTTAACAAAAGAGTATTGTGAGTGGTTTCCATCACTCCTCTCCAATGTTACCAAGTACGATCCACTGCTCATGGCTGCAAGAGTCTCGTATCGGTTTGTGGCCATCCACCCCTATGGTGATGGGAATGGACGCGTCTCGCGACTACTTATGAACCTGGTTCTTTGGTCCTTCAATCACCCTCCTGTTTATTTGAAGGCGGATAAGAAAGGCCGACACCGTTATGGGTGGGCCTTACGCAAAGCAAATCGAGGCAATCTTGAACCGCTAGCTTGCTTAATAGCAATCTCACTTGAAGAGATCTACAGCAAACTGATCTCCACTGTCCGATCTTGA